In Pseudomonas deceptionensis, a single window of DNA contains:
- a CDS encoding MFS transporter, with translation MAYRNKIALVYLLGFALDLVNMFAAAIAYPDISQELQASVTQLAWIGNAYMLGLILIILPSVWLAAVFGEKRLMVISLVLFSVASWCVANAASIEALIGWRLLQGLGGGLLIPVGQAMAYRHFPVRERARLTSVILLVALLVPALSPVVGGWMVQTLSWRWVFYANLPLALLTLLLAACWLKTEPRPPHPPRLDKAGLRAGAALMGHLLKGPPLQVAMLTYLFIPGIFIGTQLVSILYLHQLGFSATQTGALMLPWALASALGITLSRYQFNRVGPKPLLLLGMSAQALGIALLIQIQNTDLLLPMALYALMGFGGSLSSSTAQNTAFIDIAPQHMGPASALWNINRQLSFLLGPALMMALFGALTTITSTPHAFALCFAIGCGLTLVPLIPVLRLDTSRVLALLAP, from the coding sequence ATGGCCTATCGCAACAAAATCGCACTGGTGTATTTGCTGGGCTTTGCGCTGGATCTGGTGAACATGTTCGCCGCCGCGATTGCCTACCCCGACATCAGTCAGGAACTGCAGGCGTCGGTCACTCAACTGGCCTGGATCGGCAATGCCTACATGCTCGGCCTGATCCTGATCATCTTGCCCAGCGTGTGGCTGGCAGCGGTGTTTGGCGAAAAGCGCCTGATGGTGATCTCGCTGGTGCTGTTCAGCGTGGCGTCGTGGTGCGTGGCGAACGCGGCGTCGATCGAGGCACTGATTGGCTGGCGCCTGCTGCAAGGGTTGGGCGGTGGGTTGTTGATTCCGGTCGGCCAGGCCATGGCGTATCGGCACTTTCCGGTTCGCGAACGCGCCCGCCTGACCTCGGTGATTTTGCTCGTGGCGCTGCTGGTGCCTGCCCTGTCGCCGGTAGTGGGTGGCTGGATGGTGCAGACACTGTCATGGCGCTGGGTGTTTTACGCCAATTTGCCGTTGGCTTTGCTGACGCTGTTGCTGGCCGCCTGCTGGCTCAAAACCGAACCACGACCGCCTCACCCGCCGCGCCTGGACAAGGCCGGGCTGAGGGCTGGCGCCGCGCTGATGGGGCATTTGCTTAAAGGCCCGCCGCTGCAGGTGGCAATGCTCACGTACCTGTTCATCCCCGGGATTTTTATCGGCACGCAATTGGTGAGCATTTTGTATCTGCACCAACTGGGTTTTAGCGCCACGCAAACCGGCGCCCTGATGTTGCCGTGGGCCCTGGCCTCGGCGCTGGGCATCACCCTGAGCCGCTACCAGTTCAACCGCGTCGGCCCCAAGCCCTTGCTGCTGTTGGGCATGAGCGCCCAGGCACTGGGCATTGCACTGTTGATACAGATTCAAAACACCGATCTGCTGTTGCCGATGGCGTTGTACGCACTGATGGGCTTTGGTGGCAGCCTGAGCAGCAGCACTGCGCAAAACACGGCATTTATCGACATCGCCCCCCAACACATGGGCCCCGCCAGTGCGCTGTGGAATATCAATCGTCAGTTGAGTTTTTTACTCGGCCCGGCATTGATGATGGCCTTGTTTGGCGCCTTGACCACGATCACCTCGACGCCCCACGCCTTTGCCCTATGCTTTGCCATCGGCTGCGGGTTGACGCTGGTGCCGCTTATCCCCGTTCTACGCCTTGATACATCCCGCGTGCTGGCCTTGCTCGCACCCTGA
- a CDS encoding LysR family transcriptional regulator: protein MVSLDRFDTFKAVVEAGSLTAAADLLGQTRAVVSFNIKRLEAELGVTLLTRNTRRLALTEAGERFYLHCVNMLEAARLAIDQARSDHTELKGTLRITTTVEYALAKVVPALELFRALHPDLNVHLSTSSTHADLISERFDVALRLGRVLDSSHRAVQLSTFEILPVASPAFVARVPSVNSVQTLEQAPWLEHGRVGELSITEVSSGTVRPWQPNPAKAGIKADNSSVLRAFALTGQGVAILPDWLIEDDLQAGRLIHLLPGWQFTRQGVYALYPDTRHLPLKVRVFIDFMKAHA from the coding sequence ATGGTCAGCCTCGATCGATTCGACACCTTCAAAGCCGTGGTCGAAGCCGGCTCACTCACCGCAGCGGCCGATTTACTGGGCCAGACCCGTGCCGTGGTCAGCTTTAACATCAAGCGGCTGGAGGCTGAACTGGGGGTCACCTTGCTCACGCGCAACACTCGGCGGCTGGCCCTGACCGAGGCGGGCGAACGTTTTTATCTGCATTGCGTGAATATGCTGGAGGCGGCCCGGCTGGCCATTGATCAAGCGCGCAGCGACCACACCGAACTCAAGGGCACGCTGCGCATCACCACCACGGTGGAATATGCACTGGCCAAAGTGGTGCCCGCACTGGAGCTGTTTCGCGCGTTGCACCCTGACCTGAACGTGCACTTGTCTACCTCATCGACCCATGCCGACCTGATCTCCGAGCGTTTTGACGTGGCGTTGCGGCTGGGCCGCGTGCTCGACTCCAGCCATCGTGCGGTGCAGTTGAGCACCTTCGAGATTTTGCCCGTGGCCTCACCGGCGTTTGTGGCCCGCGTGCCGAGTGTCAACAGCGTACAAACCCTTGAGCAGGCCCCGTGGCTGGAACATGGCCGGGTAGGGGAGTTGAGCATCACCGAGGTGAGCAGCGGCACAGTGAGGCCCTGGCAACCCAACCCCGCCAAGGCAGGGATCAAGGCTGACAACTCATCGGTGCTGCGCGCTTTTGCCCTGACCGGGCAGGGGGTGGCGATCCTGCCCGACTGGTTGATCGAGGACGATTTGCAGGCGGGGCGCCTGATTCATTTACTGCCCGGCTGGCAATTTACCCGCCAGGGGGTTTACGCCCTGTACCCCGACACCCGTCATCTGCCGTTGAAGGTGCGGGTGTTTATCGATTTTATGAAGGCCCATGCGTAG